In Planococcus sp. MB-3u-03, the DNA window TCCTCTTTCACTTCCGCCACGTAGCGGTCGTACAAGTCGCTGAGCTCGGCGAGGTCTTGTTCGGTAATCGCGAGTTTCCCGCGCACCGAGCCGTTCAAGTGATAAACCATCGGCTGCAGGCAGCGCAAATCATCGATGATTTGCGGGACATCGTTGACCGCGATGGCTTCGCCGATCCGTGTCGTCAAGGAATCGGTGCGGATCTCGAAATCGACCGTCGAAGCGCTTTCCCGCATGAACGGGTAGCACAGGTAGCGCATGTTTTTTTTTCATTTGTTCACCTCCTGGATAGAATCCGTAAATATCAGCAGACGTATCGCTTTCAAAAAGAGACAAAAAAAGCCACTCTCAACGAAGAGAGTGGCACGATTGCGAATATCCAGCACAAGGCTGTCCATAGGAAAAAGTTGCCGTAGATCCTCTTATCTTCCGAAGAGCAAAAATACGTTCAGAAAAAGGTAGGTCTCCTGGCTTGTGCATCGCTTTACTCTAAGGCCTTCCCGGGTCTCCCCAGTGGCATCTCTTATTTCATACGCACTTACAGTTGCGGAAACAGCTCCGGATTTTCACCGGATTCCCTGTTACGCTGACGAATCAGCACCTTTTCCCTGCATGATTATTTACTTAGTTTCAGTGTAGCACTTTTGATTTGGATTTAGGAGAGGAGAATGAAATTGTTTGGAGCTTGAATAAAGGTTACAGGGGAGGCACCGCGTCGGCCGCTTTGGGCATGGCTCCGTACATAGGCGAATGGATCATAATCAGTATTTCACTAGGAGTTGAAAAACGTTCGTAAAAGTCATCGAGAACCAGCGAACGTTCGTAAAGTGTTTTGGTATGTTTACGAACATTTTTCGCGCTTTATTAAGCTGTTTTGAGAGCGTTCGGAAAAGTGTACTTTTACGAACGGTTTTTGGACTAAGGGTCCATATGCTTATAAAATTTACAGAAAAGTTTATACCGCCTGTTGACTCTTCCGTTTACGGCAGAGTTATACTAATAATGAAAGCACAAACGGAGGTGGCTTATGTATAGTATTGGGAAAGTGGCAAAAGAATTAAACCTGACTGTTCGAACACTGCGCTATTACAATGAAATCGATCTATTAACACCTTCCCGAATTGCAGATTCAGGTTATCGTTATTATTCAAAAGAAGATATTCTAATTCTGCAGCGGGTTATCGCTTTAAAGAAACTAGGATTTCAATTAGAACAGATCAAATCTATTTTAAATGAAAATGACTGGGAGGACATTTTTGAAGAGCAATTGATTATTATTGCAAAAGAAAAAGCACACCTTGATTATCTGGAAAAAATGCTCAGGTTAACCCAGCAACTATCTTTTATTGAACAAGACATTAGTTGGACCAACCTATTCCAATACATAGGGCAAACGGGAGAAGATCAAGTTAAGCAAATGGCTTATTTGAAAGAATACTTTAGTGAAAAAGAAAGGAAGGTTTTTAACAATCCCCTATTTCATATGGGTGAGAAGGAATCTATGGACATAGTTTACTTATTGAGAACAGCCAGGGAACAAAAGCATGAAAACCCAAGCTCGATGAAATCTCAGACCTTGGCTAGAAAACTTATATTGTTCCTTGACGAAGCGTTTAACAGTGATAAAGCACTAATTGAAAAGTATTGGAGCCTACAAAAGGAAGCACCAGAAAAAGCCGGATTAATCTTTTTGGAAGAAAACGTAATTGAATACATTGATAAAATCATAGATTTTTACGAAGTAAACGAGTTGAAGAAGGAGAAGTAAATTGAACTGGAGCAATGAGCGGAAGCGTTATAATGCTGAACGGACAAAGTCGGAAAAGAAATTTCTAGATTGGCACGCAAAAAAAGGGAGGAAAGACATGATAACTACATCTAAGAACTCTTACTTAACTTATACAACCCTAGTCATTCTAATAGTGTCCTCTATATGGATTGTTCTATCAAATAACGGGCGTATTATTGTAAGTGCAGATTTTGATGATTCACTTTTACTGTGGCGGCACTGGTTAATAGTCGGGATACCTTTTATTGTTTTATATTTTTTACCATATAAAAACCCAAAATCCCCCTGCTTACATGAGGGGGAAAAACAGACTCTAAAGGCACAAACGCATTATCTATTGTTTACTGCTCTTTTATATTTTCTCGCTTTAATTATAACGCCTGCTGAAAACGTTTTTGACTATTTTTATATTTACAAACTTATTTTTCTTCTTTTGTTCCTCTTATAATTTTCAAGTGGAAGCCGTACAAAATAAAATTCTACTCACACTCTGCAAAAACAGTGGAAATTTGCTCTCATACCCGTTTTGTATGGATATTTATGTATTATTTCAGTCCTTGGGGTTCTGCAGAGTCTAATACATACGAAATAAATTTTCTTATTTTATTGACCGGTGCTTTAGTTTCCTTCTTATTAA includes these proteins:
- a CDS encoding MerR family transcriptional regulator; translation: MYSIGKVAKELNLTVRTLRYYNEIDLLTPSRIADSGYRYYSKEDILILQRVIALKKLGFQLEQIKSILNENDWEDIFEEQLIIIAKEKAHLDYLEKMLRLTQQLSFIEQDISWTNLFQYIGQTGEDQVKQMAYLKEYFSEKERKVFNNPLFHMGEKESMDIVYLLRTAREQKHENPSSMKSQTLARKLILFLDEAFNSDKALIEKYWSLQKEAPEKAGLIFLEENVIEYIDKIIDFYEVNELKKEK